The following are from one region of the Rhipicephalus microplus isolate Deutch F79 chromosome 1, USDA_Rmic, whole genome shotgun sequence genome:
- the LOC142765496 gene encoding uncharacterized protein LOC142765496, with translation MAPGQAPAFTEEGGWCAYKVRLEAYFQAQEITDEAKQRALLVAVLSNGAVKVLQGRCHPKSVNDLTYSDVTKHLQSHYEPQVNETAASTAASCRFFTRTQAEGERVRDFVAALRRMAEDCNFGDMLHRMLRDRIVCGVRDDDVRRLLLTRGSLTLKEAEDFVMAAEAAAENAQHMQPLPSPVADTTNFVRPGLSRSKSKKARLGLLRGPPVHLTVKEGARPRFRKARTVPYALKQMLSAELDQLVNEEVLSPVTSAEWATPVVPVVKKDGYV, from the exons ATGGCGCCGGGACAGGCGCCTGCATTCACGGAAGAAGGAGGCTGGTGCGCCTACAAGGTACGCTTGGAAGCATACTTTCAAGCACAGGAAATCACAGACGAGGCAAAACAACGAGCCCTGCTGGTGGCAGTTCTGTCCAATGGCGCCGTCAAAGTACTTCAGGGACGATGCCACCCCAAAAGCGTGAACGACCTCACCTACAGCGATGTCACCAAGCACCTGCAGAGCCACTACGAGCCGCAGGTCAACGAAACAGCAGCCAGCACAGCAGCCAGCTGCCGATTCTTCACGCGCACACAGGCAGAAGGTGAGCGAGTGCGGGATTTTGTAGCCGCCCTTCGCCGCATGGCCGAAGACTGCAATTTCGGCGACATGTTGCACCGCATGCTGCGGGACCGCATTGTATGTGGTGTTCGAGACGACGACGTAAGACGTCTGTTGTTGACCCGCGGTTCCCTGACTTTGAAGGAAGCAGAAGACTTCGTAATGGCTGCTGAGGCCGCCGCGGAAAACGCGCAGCACATGCAGCCACTGCCCTCCCCGGTAGCCGACACAACGAATTTTGTGCGGCCGGGCCTCTCACGTTCGAAGTCGAAGAAAGCAA GGTTGGGTTTGCTCCGAGGGCCACCGGTACACCTGACCGTCAAAGAAGGCGCAAGACCCCGGTTTCGTAAGGCGCGGACGGTGCCGTATGCGCTCAAACAAATGTTATCAGCAGAGTTAGATCAGCTGGTAAACGAAGAGGTGCTATCACCGGTAACATCGGCCGAATGGGCCACACCAGTGGTGCCCGTAGTCAAAAAAGATGGATATGTGTGA